Proteins encoded within one genomic window of Nonomuraea gerenzanensis:
- the ftsR gene encoding transcriptional regulator FtsR, translating to MTSQAARSHMSIGEVLALLQGEFPDVTISKIRFLEGEGLIEPERSPSGYRKFTHLHVEQLRFILTEQRDHYLPLRVIKDRMAESFGRPRALQQPQETRLSRAELLEAAAIDEETLAELEDYGLLAPVARRYDEEALKVARTVGALARFGLHARHLRAVKAAAEREAGLVEQTVAPILKRRRPGAIGEADEVARELSTLLLDLHASLVRTGVRSVLGR from the coding sequence ATGACTTCTCAGGCTGCGCGCTCGCACATGAGCATCGGGGAGGTGCTCGCGCTCCTGCAGGGCGAGTTCCCCGACGTGACGATCTCCAAGATCAGGTTCTTGGAGGGCGAGGGCCTGATCGAGCCCGAGCGCAGCCCGTCCGGCTACCGTAAGTTCACCCACCTGCACGTGGAGCAGCTGCGCTTCATCCTCACCGAGCAGCGTGACCACTACCTGCCGCTGCGGGTGATCAAGGACAGGATGGCCGAGAGCTTCGGCCGCCCGCGCGCCCTGCAGCAGCCGCAGGAGACCAGGCTCAGCCGGGCCGAGCTGCTGGAGGCCGCCGCGATCGACGAGGAGACCCTCGCCGAGCTGGAGGACTACGGCCTGCTGGCCCCCGTGGCCAGGCGCTACGACGAGGAGGCGCTCAAGGTGGCCCGCACCGTGGGCGCCCTGGCCCGCTTCGGCCTGCACGCCCGCCACCTGCGGGCGGTCAAGGCGGCGGCCGAGCGGGAGGCCGGTCTGGTGGAGCAGACGGTCGCCCCCATACTCAAGCGGCGCCGCCCGGGAGCCATCGGCGAGGCCGACGAGGTCGCCAGGGAGCTTTCCACCCTGCTGCTCGACCTGCACGCGTCCCTTGTGCGCACGGGCGTCCGATCGGTCCTGGGGCGTTGA
- a CDS encoding FHA domain-containing protein → MPSVYCTQCGHANPEDARYCSRCGSPLTRPEVSGDTTSTISVAGIEAYEAETGDMLLAERALVEQLPPGTALLTVTRGPNQGSRYRLDKDLTTTGRHPESDIFLDDITVSRRHVEFYRHRGGQFSVRDVGSLNGTYVNRERIEEVPLHSGDEVQIGKFRLLFLMRGNAGV, encoded by the coding sequence ATGCCGAGCGTCTACTGCACGCAGTGCGGGCACGCCAACCCCGAGGATGCCCGTTACTGTTCCCGCTGTGGGTCACCGCTGACCAGACCCGAGGTCTCCGGGGATACCACATCGACGATCTCCGTCGCGGGAATCGAGGCGTACGAGGCTGAGACAGGCGACATGCTCCTGGCCGAGCGGGCGCTGGTCGAGCAGCTGCCGCCCGGCACGGCGTTGCTCACGGTCACCAGGGGGCCCAACCAGGGCAGCCGTTACCGGCTCGACAAGGACCTGACGACGACCGGGCGTCACCCTGAGAGCGACATCTTCCTCGACGACATCACCGTCTCGCGCCGGCACGTCGAGTTCTACCGCCACCGCGGTGGCCAGTTCTCGGTGCGCGACGTGGGCAGCCTCAACGGCACCTACGTCAACAGGGAGCGCATCGAGGAGGTCCCCCTGCACTCCGGGGACGAGGTGCAGATCGGCAAGTTCCGCCTCCTGTTCCTGATGCGGGGCAACGCCGGCGTATGA
- a CDS encoding MerR family transcriptional regulator codes for MAVSSGEGKTAGQEDPVRRESARQRAGEQGLLFDEQPTSLPGDIGYRGPTACAAAGITYRQLDYWARTGLVEPTIRAAHGSGSQRLYSFRDILVLKVVKRLLDTGVSLQQIRTAVQHLRDRGVADLAQITLMSDGVSVYECTSADEVIDLLQGGQGVFGIALGRVWREVEGSLAELPGERAAVEDTVPADHPADELARRRRARRTG; via the coding sequence GTGGCGGTCAGCAGCGGCGAGGGAAAGACGGCCGGCCAGGAAGATCCGGTGCGGCGCGAGAGCGCGCGGCAGCGTGCCGGGGAGCAGGGCCTGCTCTTCGACGAGCAGCCGACGTCGCTGCCGGGCGACATCGGATACCGCGGGCCGACGGCCTGCGCCGCGGCCGGCATCACCTACAGGCAGCTCGACTACTGGGCGCGCACGGGGCTGGTGGAGCCCACCATCAGGGCGGCGCACGGCTCGGGCTCCCAGCGGCTCTACAGCTTCCGCGACATCCTGGTGCTCAAGGTCGTCAAGCGGCTCCTCGACACCGGGGTGTCGCTGCAGCAGATCCGCACGGCTGTGCAGCACCTGCGTGATCGCGGGGTCGCCGACCTCGCGCAGATCACGCTGATGAGCGACGGCGTGAGCGTGTACGAATGCACCTCGGCCGACGAGGTGATCGATCTGCTCCAGGGCGGGCAGGGTGTGTTCGGGATCGCGCTCGGGCGCGTCTGGCGGGAGGTCGAGGGATCCCTCGCGGAGCTGCCGGGGGAACGCGCGGCGGTCGAGGACACCGTCCCGGCCGACCACCCCGCTGACGAGCTGGCCCGCAGGCGCCGCGCGCGCCGCACCGGCTGA
- the gcvP gene encoding aminomethyl-transferring glycine dehydrogenase has translation MTDLSAPPFSSRHIGPSEAEQQRMLEAVGFESVADLVAVAVPEAIRAKDKLKLPAAIGEAEAIAELRALAGRNRVLTSMIGLGYYDTVTPGVIRRNLLENPGWYTAYTPYQPEISQGRLEALLNFQTVVSDLTGLPVSGASLLDEGTAAAEAMTLARRAGKSKSDVFVVDADALPQTKAVLATRAEPLGITLVEHDLQGELPECFGLLVQYPGASGRLRDFRAVAAAAHEAGALVVAAADLLALTLVAAPGELGADIAIGSSQRFGVPFGFGGPHAAYMSVREGLQRQLPGRLVGVSVDADGDPAYRLALQTREQHIRREKATSNICTAQVLLAVIASMYAVYHGPEGLRGIAHRVHRHATALAEGLRGAGVEVVHGEFFDTVLARVPGRAAAVVAAAAERGVNLWQVDADHVSVACDEKTGAAEVAAVWAAFGVSAEATPEDAADALPADLLRETPYLTHPVFHSHRSETAMLRYLRRLQDKDIALDRSMIPLGSCTMKLNATSEMEPITWPEFAAIHPYAPAEQAEGYAELIGTLEGWLAEVTGYDAVSIQPNAGSQGEFAGLLAIRAYHRANGQGERDVCLIPSSAHGTNAASAVMAGMRVVVVACDDDGNVDLADLDAKIDKHRDALAAIMVTYPSTHGVYEETITEVCAKVHDAGGQVYVDGANLNALVGLAKPGEFGADVSHLNLHKTFCIPHGGGGPGVGPVAVRAHLAAYLPGHPLHNGTPVGPVSAAPYGSAGILPISWAYVRMMGAEGLTAATEQAILSANYLARRLAPHYPVLYTGRGGLVAHECIVDLRQITKETGVTVDDVAKRLIDYGFHAPTMSFPVAGTLMIEPTESEDLNELDRFVDAMIAIRGEIAKVASGEYDKTDNPLRNAPHTAESVAADEWPHPYARSEAAYPLPSLRENKYWVPVRRIDQAYGDRNLVCSCPPLEAYED, from the coding sequence ATGACCGATCTGTCAGCTCCGCCGTTCTCGTCCAGGCACATCGGCCCCTCGGAGGCCGAGCAGCAGCGCATGCTCGAGGCCGTGGGCTTCGAATCCGTCGCGGACCTGGTGGCGGTGGCCGTCCCCGAGGCGATCAGAGCCAAGGACAAGCTCAAGCTGCCCGCCGCCATCGGCGAGGCCGAGGCCATCGCCGAGCTGCGCGCGCTGGCCGGGCGCAACCGGGTGCTCACCTCCATGATCGGCCTGGGCTACTACGACACCGTCACGCCCGGCGTCATCCGCCGCAACCTGCTGGAGAACCCGGGCTGGTACACCGCCTACACCCCGTACCAGCCGGAGATCTCGCAGGGCCGCCTGGAGGCGCTGCTGAACTTCCAGACGGTCGTCTCCGACCTCACCGGCCTGCCCGTCTCGGGCGCGTCGCTGCTGGACGAGGGCACCGCCGCCGCCGAGGCCATGACGCTGGCGCGCAGGGCGGGCAAGTCGAAGAGCGACGTGTTCGTGGTGGACGCCGACGCGCTGCCGCAGACCAAGGCCGTGCTGGCCACCAGGGCGGAGCCGCTCGGCATCACGCTGGTGGAGCACGACCTGCAGGGCGAGCTGCCCGAGTGCTTCGGGCTGCTGGTGCAGTACCCCGGAGCGTCCGGGCGGCTGCGCGACTTCCGCGCCGTGGCCGCCGCGGCGCACGAGGCCGGCGCGCTGGTCGTGGCCGCCGCTGACCTGCTCGCGCTGACGCTGGTCGCCGCGCCCGGCGAGCTGGGGGCCGACATCGCGATCGGGTCATCGCAGCGCTTCGGGGTGCCGTTCGGGTTCGGCGGGCCGCACGCCGCGTACATGTCCGTACGGGAGGGGCTGCAGCGGCAGCTGCCCGGACGGCTCGTCGGCGTGTCCGTGGACGCCGACGGCGACCCCGCCTACCGCCTGGCCCTGCAGACCCGCGAGCAGCACATCCGCCGCGAGAAGGCCACCAGCAACATCTGCACCGCGCAGGTGCTGCTCGCCGTCATCGCGAGCATGTACGCCGTCTACCACGGCCCCGAGGGCCTGCGCGGCATCGCGCACCGCGTGCACCGCCACGCCACCGCCCTGGCCGAGGGGCTGCGCGGCGCGGGCGTGGAGGTCGTGCACGGCGAGTTCTTCGACACCGTGCTGGCCCGCGTGCCCGGCAGGGCAGCCGCCGTCGTGGCCGCCGCCGCCGAGCGCGGCGTCAACCTCTGGCAGGTGGACGCCGACCACGTCTCCGTCGCCTGCGACGAGAAGACCGGCGCCGCCGAGGTGGCCGCGGTGTGGGCGGCGTTCGGCGTGAGCGCCGAGGCGACCCCCGAGGACGCCGCCGACGCGCTGCCCGCCGATCTGCTGCGGGAGACCCCGTACCTGACCCACCCGGTCTTCCACAGCCACCGCTCCGAGACCGCGATGCTGCGCTACCTGCGCAGGCTGCAGGACAAGGACATCGCGCTGGATCGCTCGATGATCCCGCTCGGCTCCTGCACGATGAAGCTGAACGCGACCAGCGAGATGGAGCCCATCACCTGGCCGGAGTTCGCCGCCATCCACCCGTACGCGCCCGCCGAGCAGGCCGAGGGGTACGCCGAGCTGATCGGCACGCTGGAGGGCTGGCTGGCCGAGGTGACCGGCTACGACGCCGTCTCCATCCAGCCGAACGCGGGCTCCCAGGGCGAGTTCGCCGGGCTGCTGGCCATCCGCGCCTACCACCGCGCCAACGGCCAGGGCGAGCGCGACGTGTGCCTCATCCCGTCCTCCGCCCACGGCACGAACGCCGCCAGCGCCGTCATGGCCGGCATGCGCGTCGTGGTCGTGGCCTGCGACGACGACGGCAACGTGGACCTGGCCGACCTCGACGCCAAGATCGACAAGCACCGCGACGCGCTGGCGGCGATCATGGTGACGTACCCGTCCACGCATGGCGTGTACGAGGAGACGATCACCGAGGTGTGCGCCAAGGTGCACGACGCCGGCGGCCAGGTGTACGTCGACGGCGCCAACCTCAACGCGCTGGTCGGGCTGGCCAAGCCGGGCGAGTTCGGCGCCGACGTCTCGCACCTCAACCTGCACAAGACGTTCTGCATCCCGCACGGCGGCGGCGGCCCCGGCGTCGGCCCCGTCGCGGTCCGCGCCCACCTGGCCGCCTACCTGCCCGGCCACCCGCTGCACAACGGCACCCCCGTCGGCCCCGTGTCGGCGGCCCCGTACGGCTCGGCGGGCATCCTGCCGATCTCGTGGGCGTACGTCAGGATGATGGGTGCCGAGGGCCTCACGGCCGCCACCGAGCAGGCCATCCTGTCGGCGAACTACCTGGCCAGGCGCCTGGCCCCGCACTACCCCGTGCTCTACACCGGCCGCGGCGGCCTGGTGGCGCACGAGTGCATCGTGGACCTGCGGCAGATCACCAAGGAGACCGGCGTCACCGTGGACGACGTGGCCAAGCGCCTCATCGACTACGGCTTCCACGCGCCGACCATGTCGTTCCCCGTGGCCGGCACCCTGATGATCGAGCCGACCGAGAGCGAGGACCTGAACGAGCTCGACCGGTTCGTCGACGCCATGATCGCCATCCGCGGCGAGATCGCCAAGGTGGCCTCCGGCGAGTACGACAAGACCGACAACCCGCTGCGCAACGCG
- a CDS encoding bifunctional nuclease family protein yields MLQMEVVGVRVEMPTNQPIVLLKEAHGERFLPIWIGMTEATAIALAQAEEPPPRPLTHDLFRDVLSALGVGLRAVNIVALRDGIFFADLVFSNGVEVSARPSDSIALALRTGARIFASEEVVQEAGVIIPDDQEDEVEKFREFLDTITPEDFGRAG; encoded by the coding sequence GTGTTGCAGATGGAGGTCGTGGGCGTTCGAGTTGAGATGCCCACAAATCAGCCGATCGTCTTGCTCAAGGAGGCACACGGGGAGCGGTTCCTGCCCATATGGATCGGCATGACCGAAGCCACGGCCATCGCGCTGGCACAGGCGGAGGAGCCCCCGCCGCGGCCGCTGACCCATGACCTCTTCCGCGACGTGCTGAGCGCGCTGGGCGTCGGCCTGCGGGCGGTCAACATCGTCGCGCTGCGCGACGGCATCTTCTTCGCCGATCTGGTCTTCTCCAACGGCGTGGAGGTGAGCGCGCGGCCCTCCGACTCGATCGCGCTCGCGCTGCGCACCGGGGCCCGCATCTTCGCCAGTGAGGAAGTCGTCCAGGAGGCCGGGGTGATCATCCCGGACGACCAGGAGGACGAGGTGGAGAAGTTCAGGGAGTTCCTTGACACGATCACTCCCGAGGACTTCGGCAGGGCGGGGTAG